A region from the Nocardioides coralli genome encodes:
- a CDS encoding gluconeogenesis factor YvcK family protein gives MRPLAQSAVALGGGHGLHASLSALRKLHDELTLDQVTAVVTVADNGGSSGRLRGEFGVLPPGDLRMALAALCGDDEWGRTWADVVQHRFAGEGDMNGHVIGNLLIVGLWERLGDHVSALDWVGRLLGARGRVLPMALTPLDITAQVRGLAGGDVPTTVRGQVEVATTEGIISSVALDPADPVACPEAVQAVLDADWVVLGPGSWFTSVIPHLLVPELRDALVSTRARVMVVLNLEEQPGETQGYAPEDHLAALMEHAPELTVHTVLADTRTVTDHDVLQGAVASYDARLVVADVADPAAGARHDPDLLAKAYEQILTGE, from the coding sequence GTGCGTCCCCTCGCCCAGTCGGCGGTTGCCCTCGGCGGCGGCCACGGGCTGCACGCCTCGCTCAGCGCGCTCCGCAAGCTCCACGACGAGCTGACCCTCGACCAGGTCACCGCCGTGGTGACGGTCGCCGACAACGGCGGCTCCTCCGGCCGGCTCCGGGGTGAGTTCGGGGTGCTGCCCCCAGGCGACCTGCGGATGGCGCTGGCAGCCCTGTGCGGTGACGACGAGTGGGGTCGCACCTGGGCCGACGTGGTCCAGCACCGCTTCGCCGGCGAGGGGGACATGAACGGCCACGTCATCGGGAACCTGCTCATCGTGGGCCTGTGGGAGCGGCTCGGCGACCACGTGTCCGCCCTCGACTGGGTGGGAAGGTTGCTGGGAGCCCGCGGTCGGGTCCTGCCGATGGCCCTGACACCGCTCGACATCACCGCCCAGGTGCGTGGCCTGGCCGGTGGCGACGTGCCCACGACGGTGCGCGGCCAGGTCGAGGTGGCGACCACCGAGGGCATCATCTCCAGCGTCGCGCTCGACCCCGCCGACCCGGTGGCCTGCCCCGAGGCGGTGCAGGCGGTGCTCGACGCCGACTGGGTCGTGCTCGGGCCGGGGTCCTGGTTCACCTCGGTCATCCCGCACCTGCTGGTGCCGGAGCTCCGCGACGCGCTGGTGTCGACCCGGGCCCGGGTGATGGTCGTGCTCAACCTCGAGGAGCAGCCGGGGGAGACCCAGGGCTACGCCCCGGAGGACCACCTGGCGGCGCTCATGGAGCACGCGCCGGAGCTGACGGTCCACACGGTGCTGGCCGACACCCGCACCGTGACCGACCACGACGTGCTGCAGGGCGCGGTGGCGTCGTACGACGCCCGGCTGGTGGTGGCCGACGTCGCCGACCCCGCGGCGGGTGCCCGCCACGACCCCGACCTGCTGGCCAAGGCCTACGAGCAGATCCTCACCGGGGAGTGA
- the whiA gene encoding DNA-binding protein WhiA: MAMTAQVKAELSSTSISKTCCRKAEVASTLRFAGGLHLVGGKVVVEAELDTGSAARRLRTNIAEVYGHQSDVVMVQGNGIRKGSRYLVRIVKDGEALARQTGLLDQRGRPVRGLPPAVVSGGSCDAVAAWRGAFLAHGSLTEPGRSSSLEVTCPGPEAALALVGVARRLGGIQAKAREVRGVDRVVIRDGDAIGALLTRLGAHESLMAWEERRMRREVRATANRLANFDDANLRRSARAAVAAGARVDRALEILGEEIPDHLRQAGSLRLEHKQASLEELGQLHEPALTKDAIAGRIRRLLAMADKRAEELGIPDTEASLTPDMLAEG, encoded by the coding sequence ATGGCGATGACGGCCCAGGTGAAGGCAGAGCTGTCCAGCACCTCGATTTCGAAGACCTGCTGCCGCAAGGCCGAGGTCGCCTCGACCCTCCGCTTCGCCGGTGGGCTCCACCTCGTCGGCGGCAAGGTGGTCGTGGAGGCCGAGCTCGACACCGGCTCGGCCGCGCGACGGCTGCGCACCAACATCGCCGAGGTCTACGGCCACCAGTCCGACGTCGTCATGGTGCAGGGCAACGGCATCCGCAAGGGGAGCCGCTACCTCGTCCGGATCGTCAAGGACGGTGAGGCGCTCGCCCGCCAGACCGGGCTCCTCGACCAGCGTGGCCGGCCGGTGCGCGGACTCCCGCCGGCCGTCGTCTCCGGGGGGAGCTGTGACGCCGTGGCCGCCTGGCGCGGCGCCTTCCTCGCTCACGGTTCGCTGACCGAGCCGGGTCGTTCCTCCTCCCTCGAGGTGACCTGTCCGGGGCCCGAGGCCGCCCTGGCCCTCGTGGGCGTGGCTCGCCGGCTCGGCGGGATCCAGGCCAAGGCACGTGAGGTCCGCGGCGTCGACCGCGTGGTGATCCGCGACGGCGACGCCATCGGCGCGCTGCTGACGCGCCTCGGCGCTCACGAGTCCCTGATGGCCTGGGAGGAGAGGCGGATGCGTCGCGAGGTCCGGGCGACCGCCAACCGGCTCGCCAACTTCGACGACGCCAACCTGCGCCGTTCCGCCCGCGCCGCGGTCGCGGCCGGCGCTCGCGTCGATCGAGCCCTGGAGATCCTGGGCGAGGAGATCCCCGACCACCTGCGACAGGCGGGGAGCCTCCGGCTCGAGCACAAGCAGGCGTCCCTGGAGGAGCTTGGGCAGCTCCACGAGCCCGCGCTCACCAAGGACGCGATCGCCGGCCGGATCCGGCGGCTGCTGGCCATGGCCGACAAGCGCGCCGAGGAGCTCGGCATCCCCGACACCGAGGCCTCGCTGACCCCGGACATGCTCGCCGAGGGGTGA